Proteins from a genomic interval of Medicago truncatula cultivar Jemalong A17 chromosome 3, MtrunA17r5.0-ANR, whole genome shotgun sequence:
- the LOC120579436 gene encoding uncharacterized protein: MSLLHSETTNFSKEVESSMLCLGTPYQYGDFHAIMDSSEFNNNSYRNQVISLQGSSSSKTPEVKISRSTNYNGEGDDRITKQIKVNPQISDDDDQQHNLTLNLF; this comes from the exons ATGTCTCTTTTGCATTCCGAGACAACAAATTTTTCTAAAGAGGTGGAATCTTCTATGCTTTGTTTGGGAACCCCATATCAATATGGTGACTTTCACGCTATAATGGATTCATCAGAATTTAACAATAACTCTTACCGAAATCAG GTAATTAGTCTACAAGGATCAAGCTCATCAAAAACTCCTGAAGTGAAAATAAGTAGGTCAACGAATTACAATGGAGAAGGTGATGATCGTATTACCAAACAAATAAAGGTTAATCCACAAATATCGGATGATGATGATCAACAACATAACCTAACTCTTAATCTTTTTTGA